The proteins below come from a single Drosophila teissieri strain GT53w chromosome 3L, Prin_Dtei_1.1, whole genome shotgun sequence genomic window:
- the LOC122616160 gene encoding zinc transporter 1, whose protein sequence is MAKYSGKKCRLLSMMWLTAFFFFVEIIVGYVTNSMALVADSFHMLGDIAALVISFLSVKMSPKKWSKNTFGWARAEVLGALVNAVFLVALCFSITIEACKRFIEEEPIHEPELLVIVGALGLLVNVIGLCLLYEHGGHHGHSHGGGLTRNHSRLTELANMDEGEDEQNDFAYEKQKEKQPVKKSSHGHSHDPGQMNMRGAFLHVLSDALGSIIVVISAVVVWKTEWKYRFYMDPALSIVLVVLILHSVWPLLRESALILLQTVPTHIQVDAIQKRLLEKVDGVLAVHEFHVWQLAGDRIIASAHIRCRNLSEYMKIAEKVKEFFHNEGIHSTTIQPEFSEIEGCNMSDGTSSINMSGSDCCALDCPTTDEGCVKATCCQNNNKLNQLPSPTNSPYLCRQRNAARQAGDVEAGSLLEATSSGNQGTSGASTAGAPAVAIGATSTPKSDLV, encoded by the exons ATGGCCAAGTACTCGGGCAAAAAATGCCGGCTGCTATCGATGATGTGGCTTACGgcgttcttcttcttcgtgGAGATCATAGTGGGCTATGTGACCAATTCGATGGCTCTGGTGGCGGATAGTTTCCACATGCTGGGCGACATCGCGGCCCTGGTCATATCATTCCTGTCTGTGAAG ATGTCACCGAAAAAGTGGTCGAAGAACACCTTCGGCTGGGCCAGGGCAGAAGTCCTGGGAGCTCTGGTCAACGCCGTGTTCCTGGTGGCCCTCTGCTTCAGCATCACCATCGAGGCTTGCAAAAG ATTCATTGAGGAGGAACCGATTCACGAGCCTGAACTGCTTGTTATCGTGGGAGCCTTGGGCCTTCTGGTGAATGTGATTGGACTTTGTCTGCTTTACG AGCACGGCGGTCACCATGGACACTCACATGGCGGCGGACTTACCCGTAACCACAGCCGCCTCACTGAGTTGGCCAACATGGACGAGGGCGAGGATGAGCAGAATGACTTTGCCTACGAGAAGCAGAAGGAAAAACAACCGGTCAAGAAATCCAGCCATGGACACAGCCATGATCCCGGCCAGATGAACATGCGCGGCGCCTTCCTGCACGTTTTGAGCGATGCCCTCGGCAGCATCATTGTCGTAATCAGTGCTGTGGTGGTGTGGAAGACGGAGTGGAAGTACCGATTCTACATGGATCCCGCTCTGTCCATCGTTCTAGTTGTGCTGATCCTCCACTCCGTGTGGCCGCTGCTGCGCGAGTCCGCTTTGATTCTGCTGCAAACGGTCCCCACCCACATCCAGGTGGACGCCATTCAGAAGAGGCTTTTGGAGAAAGTTGATGGCGTGCTGGCTGTGCACGAGTTCCATGTGTGGCAACTTGCCGGCGACCGCATCATCGCCTCTGCCCACATTAG GTGCCGCAACCTTTCAGAGTACATGAAAATAGCCGAAAAGGTTAAGGAGTTCTTCCACAACGAGGGAATCCACTCCACCACCATCCAGCCGGAGTTCAGCGAGATTGAAGGCTGCAACATGTCCGATGGGACCTCCAGCATCAACATGAGCGGCTCCGACTGCTGCGCGTTGGATTGTCCCACTACGGATGAAGGATGTGTCAAGGCCACGTGctgccaaaacaacaacaaattg AACCAACTGCCCTCACCCACCAACTCGCCGTATCTGTGCCGCCAGCGAAATGCCGCCCGACAGGCCGGCGATGTGGAGGCGGGTTCCCTGCTGGAGGCCACGTCCAGTGGCAATCAGGGAACCTCTGGCGCCTCCACCGCAGGAGCGCCCGCGGTTGCGATAGGGGCCACGTCAACGCCGAAGAGCGATTTGGTTTGA
- the LOC122617419 gene encoding uncharacterized protein LOC122617419, with the protein MNCGSIQCSPLRTNSVVQRSLDSRLRRARAKECLEICFVKVVIILILFLDIWRGNSCTRKYWYYLVECFILAVMALSALLHFGKYLWLIFPEDQVIGTESQKRLLDGKEDTPFETVYARPALKSQINVKKGNEWKIQYWHLLFHQSWYPPMPPVLKQKSLNIAGKSEHKLIYDDEFITDIWKLPDLIKRAERERNRKIIMEKNIQTLENYNRKMIDDFFPLPVDWYIQNAKVVESNCPIKLMQWVANLRYWISKTILHRLVKEFEHVDKVAQELRFCNLKIGGTRLEMLRLLAEQEEVFVESCIPTLPTVLAFLNFSANQNYLVTRIKELAKGVYMPDYKWKLVKEQHLPTDTAILFHLFCVYMDSQLMPTPQEGGRRPFYSRYVVIRDKNPIEDIVSRVNNRANCAILATGNQESDPKFNFISGNEVQDCLHDRNNLFHVIIQFLTYMRDKRGSNLEGVSLGRSGINILDVIGDKSIIRDDINFE; encoded by the exons ATGAATTGCGGTAGTATCCAGTGTTCTCCGCTGAGAACAAATTCGGTGGTCCAACGCAGCCTCGATTCTCGACTTCGTAGAGCACGGGCAAAGGAATGCCTAGAAATATGTTTCGTTAAAGTGGTGATTATTTTGATACTCTTTCTGGATATCTGGCGTGGAAACTCCTGTACTCGAAAGTACTGGTATTATCTGGTGGaatgttttattttagccGTGATGGCCTTGAGTGCACTGCTGCACTTCGGAAAGTACTTATGGTTAATTTTTCCTGAAGATCAGGTGATCGGAACAGAGAGCCAAAAGCGCCTGCTGGATGGAAAAGAAG ACACCCCTTTTGAAACAGTGTACGCACGTCCAGCTCTAAAATCACAAATAAATGTTAAGAAGGGTAACGAATGGAAAATCCAATACTGGCACTTATTGTTCCATCAAAGCTGGTATCCACCAATGCCACCTGTGCTGAAACAGAAATCTTTAAATATCGCTGGCAAATCTGAGCATAAACTGATTTATGATGATGAATTCATTACTGATATTTGGAAGTTACCCGATTTAATTAAGCGGGCTGAAAGAGAACGCAACAGAAAAATTATAATGGAAAAGAACATTCAAACACTTGAGAACTATAATAGAAAAATGATTGACGATTTTTTTCCACTTCCGGTAGACTGGTACATTCAAAATGCAAAGGTCGTTGAATCCAACTGTCCGATCAAATTAATGCAATGGGTGGCCAACTTGAGGTACTGGATATCTAAGACCATATTGCATAGATTGGTCAAGGAGTTTGAACATGTGGATAAGGTGGCTCAAGAACTGAGGTTCTGCAATCTTAAGATCGGAGGGACAAGGCTGGAGATGCTACGATTGCTGGCCGAACAAGAAGAGGTGTTCGTGGAGTCCTGTATTCCCACATTGCCCACGGTGTTGGCTTTTCTAAACTTCTCTGCCAACCAAAATTACCTGGTTACGCGCATTAAGGAGCTAGCGAAGGGCGTCTACATGCCTGACTACAAATGGAAGTTGGTCAAAGAGCAGCACTTGCCCACAGACACAGCCATTTTGTTTCACCTGTTTTGCGTCTACATGGATAGTCAATTGATGCCAACTCCGCAGGAAGGTGGACGAAGACCTTTCTACTCCCGTTATGTGGTAATCAGGGATAAAAACCCCATCGAGGACATCGTGTCACGTGTGAACAACAGAGCCAACTGCGCCATCCTGGCCACTGGAAATCAGGAATCCGATCCCAAGTTTAACTTTATCAGCGGTAATGAGGTGCAGGATTGCCTACACGACAGAAACAATCTGTTCCACGTGATCATCCAGTTTTTGACCTATATGCGAGATAAGCGGGGCTCCAATCTGGAAGGCGTGAGTCTGGGCAGGAGTGGCATCAACATTTTGGATGTTATTGGAGACAAATCAATCATCCGAGATGATATCAATTTTGAGTAA
- the LOC122618171 gene encoding striatin-interacting protein 1 homolog, whose amino-acid sequence MQENCDRKNTARSSKMQSIQSGINVLNSIASSSRRLERACLDTDTHDADANCDGPDLDFVYSDVDGYQNEIAELYSYTEFSEFQMNVKAFEDQMELYDLPPNWQKQDSASQRGIVMKLVDQLEVSDRSFRMQAARCILYLAQGCWAEVQSDEEQHQITRDNVLVLYQLGVFASFIDLLNMEIESACSPDIVAVKITNVTLVDSTDIRVILSVLYIITETIRDERERGSEDYRELADSFVQEINSPLPDGELLAVKLLGMITRFCSGAAPQFPMKKVVLLLWKVSLLGLGGMDVLKNLKNEYRLKVGLEPITEDTLEVTKCMRASSPPATATDILENQYPKRNFKRSLMKQRFLDEPEQIDMEMGGNEGQTNANNGSGNGGNGEEELSQYYRPYDDPSSSASTTSTANPNNQPSLTQPPAAVPPVQITARLPWTPKVRQKDIDQFLDISRNKFIGYSLIGDHESLAGLPQPIHEGFKTLQRHMYMSLADVQIKKEEDIARNPISTHEDEIKLTPAEVLYQAILPNLPQYMIALLKVLLAASPTSKSKTESINIMADVLPRKMPLTATQSTKLTVDIGRHKEIIVKAVSAIILLYLKHFKINHVYQFEFMSQHLVFANCIPLVLKFFNQTITEYVNTKNSIPLLDFPSCVIGEQPDLSGDSFVYGGEMSDKSYSWRNVFSCINLLRILNKLIKWKHSRVMMLVVFKSAPILKKTLKVRHAMMQLYVLKLLKMQTKYLGRQWRKSNMKTMSAIYAKVRHRLNDDWAFGNDLESRPWDFQAEECTLRACVDRFNLRRYPEATQKCGNNGTAAQNAENAQQSNMMAGNNGCNNGDANGYGNNGGGANGGHNQQQQLNDYGVEGGFPSDEILTHSDFAFFGHSGWWDRKVELTDYFKANYAVWLEEEVYNSQTDWDAL is encoded by the exons GACACCCACGATGCGGACGCCAACTGCGATGGGCCCGACCTGGACTTCGTGTACTCCGACGTGGATGGCTACCAGAACGAGATCGCCGAGCTGTATAGCTACACGGAGTTCAGCGAGTTTCAGATGAACGTGAAGGCCTTCGAGGACCAGATGGAGCTGTACGACCTGCCGCCCAACTGGCAGAAGCAGGACTCCGCCTCCCAGCGCGGCATCGTGATGAAGCTGGTGGACCAGCTGGAGGTCTCCGATCGATCGTTTCGCATGCAGGCCGCCCGGTGCATCCTGTACCTGGCCCAGGGCTGCTGGGCAGAAGTGCAGTCGGACGAGGAGCAGCATCAGATCACCAGGGACAATGTACTGGTGCTCTATCAACTCGGTGTGTTTGCCTCCTTCATCGACCTGCTCAACATGGAGATCGAAAGCGCCTGCTCCCCAGACATTGTGGCCGTGAAGATCACCAACGTCACGCTTGTGGACTCCACGGACATTCGGGTGATCCTCTCTGTGCTCTACATCATCACGGAGACGATTCGCGATGAACGGGAAAGGGGCAGCGAGGACTACAGGGAGTTGGCCGACTCCTTCGTTCAGGAGATCAACTCGCCACTACCAGATGGCGAACTCCTGGCCGTCAAACTGCTGGGCATGATCACAAGGTTTTGCAGTGGCGCAGCACCGCAGTTTCCCATGAAGAAGGTTGTCCTGCTGCTGTGGAAAGTCTCCCTGCTGGGACTGGGTGGCATGGATGTGCTCAAGAATCTCAAGAACGAGTATCGATTAAAGGTGGGCTTGGAACCCATCACCGAGGACACGCTGGAGGTAACTAAGTGCATGCGAGCCAGCTCTCCGCCGGCCACAGCCACTGATATACTGGAAAACCAATATCCCAAGAGGAACTTCAA ACGCTCCCTGATGAAGCAGCGCTTTCTGGACGAGCCGGAGCAGATAGACATGGAGATGGGCGGCAACGAGGGTCAAACCAATGCCAACAATGGCAGCGGCAATGGCGGAAACGGAGAGGAAGAGCTCTCTCAGTACTACAGACCCTACGATGATCCCTCTTCATCCGCATCCACCACCTCGACGGCAAATCCAAACAACCAGCCTAGCCTCACACAGCCACCCGCTGCTGTGCCTCCGGTACAGATCACGGCTCGCCTGCCATGGACGCCCAAGGTGCGACAAAAGGACATTGACCAGTTTCTGGACATTTCGCGGAATAAGTTCATCGGTTATTCACTCATTGGTGACCACGAGAGTCTGGCTGGACTGCCGCAACCCATTCACGAGGGCTTCAAGACCCTGCAGCGGCACATGTATATGAGTCTGGCCGATGTGCAAATCAAGAAGGAAGAGGACATAGCTAGGAATCCCATTTCCACGCACGAGGACGAAATCAAACTGACCCCGGCGGAGGTGCTGTACCAAGCAATTCTGCCAAACCTGCCGCAGTATATGATTGCCCTGCTCAAGGTCCTGCTTGCGGCTTCGCCAACTTCCAAGTCCAAGACGGAGAGCatcaacataatggccgatgtGCTGCCTAGGAAGATGCCGCTGACGGCCACCCAATCAACAAAGCTAACTGTCGACATTGGTCGGCACAAGGAGATCATTGTGAAGGCTGTCTCGGCCATCATCCTGCTATACTTAAAGCATTTTAAGATAAACCATGTTTACCAGTTTGAGTTCATGTCCCAGCATCTGGTTTTTGCCAACTGCATCCCGCTGGTTTTGAAGTTCTTTAATCAGACAATCACCGAGTACGTGAACACCAAGAACTCCATTCCCCTGCTTGATTTCCCGTCGTGTGTGATTGGTGAGCAACCGGATTTAAGTGGCGATAGCTTTGTGTACGGCGGTGAGATGTCCGATAAATCCTACTCCTGGCGGAACGTGTTCTCCTGCATTAACCTGCTGCGCATCCTCAACAAGCTGATCAAGTGGAAGCACTCACGAGTGATGATGCTGGTGGTGTTCAAGTCGGCACCGATCCTAAAGAAGACGCTTAAGGTGCGCCATGCCATGATGCAGCTGTACGTGCTGAAGCTGCTCAAGATGCAGACGAAGTACTTGGGTCGGCAGTGGCGCAAGTCCAATATGAAGACCATGAGTGCAATTTACGCCAAGGTGCGGCATCGTCTTAACGACGACTGGGCCTTTGGCAACGACCTGGAGTCGCGTCCCTGGGATTTCCAGGCGGAGGAGTGCACGCTGCGGGCCTGCGTGGATCGATTCAATCTGCGACGCTATCCGGAAGCCACCCAGAAGTGTGGAAACAACGGCACGGCAGCTCAGAATGCGGAGAACGCCCAGCAATCCAACATGATGGCGGGCAACAATGGATGCAATAATGGCGACGCAAATGGCTACGGCAACAACGGTGGCGGAGCCAATGGCGGTcacaatcagcagcagcagctcaacgATTATGGTGTGGAGGGTGGCTTCCCCAGCGACGAGATCCTAACCCACTCGGACTTTGCCTTCTTCGGACACTCGGGCTGGTGGGATCGCAAGGTCGAGCTGACGGATTACTTCAAGGCCAACTACGCGGTCtggctggaggaggaggtctACAACAGTCAGACCGACTGGGACGCCCTCTAG
- the LOC122617253 gene encoding uncharacterized protein LOC122617253: MASNNSSTTDLDSQVNVEDLPITFKVKYIGSEVARGLWGIKYTRRPVDIMVGVAKNLPPNKVLPNCELKVSTDGVQLEIISPKASINHWSYPIDTISYGVQDLVYTRVFAMIVVKDESSPHPFEVHAFVCDSRAMARKLTFALAAAFQDYSRRVKEAAGEEEGDATPSDTITPTRQKFAIDLRTPEEIQAGELEQETEA; the protein is encoded by the exons atGGCctccaacaacagcagcaccaccgaTCTGGACAGCCAGGTCAATGTGGAGGATTTGCCCATAACGTTCAAG GTGAAATACATCGGCTCCGAGGTGGCACGTGGCTTATGGGGCATTAAGTACACGCGTCGTCCGGTGGACATaatggtgggcgtggccaagaaCCTGCCGCCCAACAAGGTGCTGCCCAACTGCGAATTGAAGGTGTCCACCGACGGTGTCCAGCTGGAGATCATTTCGCCCAAGGCCAGCATCAATCACTGGAGCTATCCGATCGACACGATCTCGTATGGCGTTCAGGACCTGGTCTACACCAGGGTCTTTGCCATGATCGTGGTGAAGGACGAGTCGAGTCCGCATCCCTTTGAGGTGCACGCATTCGTTTGCGACAGTCGTGCGATGGCGCGCAAGTTGACCTTTGCCCTGGCCGCCGCCTTTCAGGATTACTCGCGACGGGTGAAGGAGGCGGCCGGCGAGGAGGAGGGCGATGCCACGCCCAGCGACACTATTACGCCCACGCGACAAAAGTTCGCTATTGATCTGCGAACGCCGGAGGAAATCCAGGCTGGTGAACTGGAGCAGGAAACGGAGGCGTAG
- the LOC122616587 gene encoding drosomycin-like isoform X2, with the protein MQIKFLYFFLAVMTIFILGAKEADADCLSGRYGGPCAVWDNDTCRRVCKEEGRSSGHCSPSLKCWCEGC; encoded by the coding sequence ATGCAGATCAAGTTCCTGTACTTCTTCCTGGCTGTGATGACCATCTTCATCCTGGGCGCCAAGGAAGCCGACGCCGACTGTCTCTCTGGCAGATATGGAGGACCCTGCGCCGTCTGGGACAACGACACCTGCCGTCGTGTGTGCAAGGAGGAAGGACGATCCAGTGGCCACTGCAGTCCCAGTCTGAAGTGCTGGTGCGAGGGATGCTAA
- the LOC122618175 gene encoding dolichol-phosphate mannose synthase subunit 2 codes for MASNAQLGKIILIAAIAVFFYYFFWVAVLPFMLIDEGNPIRLFFPPLKYAFIVPTVFGVIFIGGIAAFSFYHIWSLRVKRD; via the exons ATGGCTTCGAATGCGCAACTCGGGAAAATCATTTTGATAGCCGCAATCGCCGTGTTCTTCTACTACTTCTTTTGGGTGGCCGTCCTCCCGTTTATGCTCATCGATGAAG GCAATCCCATTCGGCTGTTCTTTCCACCGCTGAAGTACGCTTTCATAGTGCCCACCGTGTTCGGGGTGATCTTCATCGGCGGCATCGCCGCGTTCTCCTTTTACCACATCTGGAGCCTGAGAGTGAAACGCGATTAG
- the LOC122616587 gene encoding drosomycin-like isoform X1 — MAQMKGLFAVLAVVAIVLLDMSEADADCLSGRYGGPCAVWDNDTCRRVCKEEGRSSGHCSPSLKCWCEGC; from the exons ATGGCTCAGATGAAAGGCTTGTTCGCTGTGCTCGCGGTGGTGGCCATTGTCCTATTGGACATGTCA GAAGCCGACGCCGACTGTCTCTCTGGCAGATATGGAGGACCCTGCGCCGTCTGGGACAACGACACCTGCCGTCGTGTGTGCAAGGAGGAAGGACGATCCAGTGGCCACTGCAGTCCCAGTCTGAAGTGCTGGTGCGAGGGATGCTAA
- the LOC122616846 gene encoding drosomycin-like — MVQIKFLFVFLAVMTIVVLAANMADADCLSGKYKGPCAVWDNEMCRRICKEEGHISGHCSPSLKCWCEGC, encoded by the coding sequence ATGGTGCAGATCAAATTCCTTTTCGTGTTCCTGGCTGTGATGACGATTGTTGTCCTGGCGGCCAACATGGCTGATGCCGATTGCCTTTCCGGAAAATACAAGGGTCCTTGCGCCGTCTGGGACAATGAGATGTGCCGTCGTATCTGCAAGGAGGAAGGACACATCAGTGGCCACTGCAGCCCCAGTCTGAAGTGCTGGTGCGAAGGATGCTAA
- the LOC122618172 gene encoding uncharacterized protein LOC122618172 codes for MPQWLVIGISGVTCGGKTTLAHSLHDYFKGLSGAPLWNSPYTIGEVRLISQDDYFLPVEDKRHQRNEALNAINFELITSLDMAKMLNDIAQIIKGRHVAPEPPEQLVTYANFEHYALQFQQQYQYNANYYKQANGGVYQYAPQQHPRHHHHHQQHHHQQQIQQQQQQHIMRINAQIAAQLRDKKINFLLVEGFMIFNQPELLALCNLKYHFHLPYEKCFERRSKRTYDPPDVTGYFELCVWPHYERNFSEYRDCKDITFLNGEIAKEKIFKFVLQRIVHYFEERCEVPAPAPVVCPPQQKRFGMLYMGPSNNNVMPTACPMEQ; via the coding sequence ATGCCGCAGTGGTTGGTCATTGGAATCTCGGGCGTCACCTGTGGTGGCAAGACGACGCTAGCCCACAGCCTGCATGACTATTTTAAAGGTTTGAGTGGAGCTCCGCTGTGGAACTCTCCGTATACCATTGGCGAGGTGCGTCTGATCTCGCAGGATGACTACTTTCTGCCCGTGGAGGACAAGCGTCATCAGCGGAATGAGGCGCTCAACGCGATCAACTTCGAGCTCATCACCTCGCTGGACATGGCCAAGATGCTGAACGACATAGCGCAAATTATCAAGGGGCGACATGTGGCCCCCGAGCCGCCGGAGCAGCTTGTAACCTATGCCAACTTTGAGCACTACGCCCTGCAGTTCCAGCAGCAGTACCAGTACAATGCGAACTACTACAAACAGGCCAATGGTGGGGTCTATCAATATGCGCCACAACAGCACCCGagacaccaccaccatcaccagcagcaccaccaccagcagcaaatccagcagcagcagcaacagcacatAATGCGCATCAATGCCCAGATTGCCGCCCAGCTGAGGGACAAGAAGATAAACTTCCTCCTGGTCGAGGGTTTCATGATCTTCAACCAGCCGGAGCTGCTGGCCCTGTGCAACCTCAAGTACCACTTCCATCTGCCCTATGAGAAGTGCTTCGAGCGGCGCAGTAAGCGCACCTACGATCCACCCGATGTCACGGGTTACTTCGAGCTCTGTGTGTGGCCGCACTACGAAAGGAACTTTAGCGAGTACCGCGACTGCAAGGACATCACATTCCTCAATGGCGAGATCGCCAAAGAGAAGATCTTCAAGTTCGTCCTCCAGCGCATCGTCCACTACTTCGAGGAGCGCTGCGAGGTcccagctcctgctcccgtCGTCTGTCCGCCGCAGCAGAAGCGTTTCGGCATGCTCTACATGGGTCCGAGCAATAACAACGTCATGCCGACGGCGTGTCCCATGGAGCAATAG
- the LOC122618173 gene encoding phosphatidylinositol N-acetylglucosaminyltransferase subunit C translates to MVKKGQTKRQPWVKNLYSNREYPDNYTDASFLKDLRTNLHCRIYTFTEAIAGITLLNNQISCITGFLILYQLMLSDSVSPTTILVPSCGITGIGYLCYRGRSLSWALLGEDSKTLVTVVLFGYLFSPMLHTLTQAISTDTIYTMTFFVLLGNLIFGHYGLDVAMVSKAISLNAAIFGAICLASRLPTSYHAFVLLVEAAVFFVLYPIMTEANWHAEFMVPIFAICCMALYCISRPVLYLYASTTIFINFVCPFIFVWQQQYKFNIHGPWDEAIVEENTDENLDDNL, encoded by the exons ATGGTAAAAAAGGGTCAAACCAAACGGCAGCCATGGGTGAAGAACCTCTACTCCAACCGCGAATATCCGGACAACTACACTGATGCCAGCTTCCTGAAGGATCTGCGGACGAATCTACATTGTAGAATATACACCTTCACCGAAGCGATTGCCGGCATTACATTACTGAATAATCAGATATCCTGCATCACCGGCTTCCTGATACTCTACCAACTTATGCTCAGCGACAGCGTGTCGCCCACCACGATCCTGGTGCCCAGTTGCGGGATCACGGGCATCGGATACCTGTGCTACCGGGGAAGGAGTCTCAGCTGGGCCCTGCTGGGCGAGGACTCCAAAACGCTTGTCACGGTGGTCCTCTTCGGCTACCTGTTCTCACCGATGCTGCACACCCTAACACAGGCCATCAGCACGGACACCATATACACTATGACCTTCTTTGTCCTTTTGGGCAACCTGATATTTGGGCACTATGGATTGGATGTGGCCATGGTTTCTAAG GCCATCTCGCTGAATGCCGCCATATTTGGAGCCATTTGCCTAGCCTCCCGCTTGCCTACATCGTATCACGCCTTCGTGCTCCTTGTCGAAGCCGCCGTCTTTTTCGTCCTGTATCCCATTATGACGGAAGCGAATTGGCATGCAGAATTCATGGTGCctatatttgcaatttgctgTATGGCGCTGTACTGTATATCGCGCCCGGTACTGTATCTGTACGCCTCCACCACCATCTTCATCAACTTTGTCTGCCCGTTCATATTCgtgtggcagcagcagtacAAGTTCAACATCCACGGACCCTGGGACGAAGCCATCGTGGAGGAGAACACCGATGAGAACCTGGATGACAACTTATAG